The genomic region ATGGGAACTTCAGCAGGCTGTAATATTACCGGAGTAAATATGAGGACTACCAATGATATGCCAATTGTTCAACCTCCCAGCTTTGAAACTTTAGGATTAGTACCGTTCAACATGAATCCACACTATTTAGATCCTGACCCAACATCAAAACACAAGGGCGAAACCCGTGAAACCAGAATTAAAGAATTTCACACTCAAAACAAAATTCCGGTTGTGGGATTGAGAGAAGGAAGCTGGCTTGAAGTAAATGATGACATTATTATTCTAAAAGGAAACTTAAGTGCCCGGATTTTTAAAGCTGATAAAACTCCATACGAATTGGAAAGCGGGTCAGAAATCAAACTATAAAAACACTCCATATATTACAGACTGAAACTTAAACTAAAAAAAAAGATCACCCACACTCACAACCTTAAGTTTCAGTCTATTTTTTTATAATATTTAAAAGTATTTCAAAGTTATTTTATATATTGTTAACCATAACAAACTAACACATACTAAAATGACTTTTAACCCCGCTAACAACCTCCAGGATTTAAATTATTCTGACGATCATAAAGGAGTAAACCCGGCAATAACAGACTCTTCTACTTTTACATTCGACAAAGCTCAGGACATGCTCGATACTTTCGAAGGCAAATCGGATGGTTTATACCTGTACTCCCGTCACACCAGTCCTAGCGGACAATTTTTAGCAGATGCATTAGCCTCAATGGAAGGCAGTGAAGCTGCCCATGTTGCAGGCTCAGGAATGGGTGCAATTACACCTGTTTTATTACAGCTTTGTAATTCCGGAGATGAAATAATAGCCAGTAGAACAATTTATGGTGGTACACACGCTTTTTTGCAAAACTTCCTGCCAAAATTCAATATTAAAACAACTTTTGTTTCTCCTACTGATCTTTCTGAGATTGAAAACTCAATAAACGAAAACACAAAAGTTATTTATATGGAAACACTCAGTAATCCATTACTGGAAGTTGCCAACATTCCTGAAATATCTAAAATCGCAAAGAAATACAACATTAAATTAGTAGTAGACAACACCTTTACTCCGATGGTATTTAGTCCGATAAGGTTAGGTGCAGATGTTGTTGTATACAGCTTAACAAAATATATAAACGGGGCTTCAGATGCCGTAGGTGGCGCGGTTTGCGCTAGTGCTGAATTTATAAACAGCCTTAAAGACGTAAACGATGGGGCAAGTATGTTACTTGGTCCTGTTCTTGATCCTATCAGAGCTTCCGGTATAACTAAAAACCTCAGAACATTACATATCAGAATGCGCCAACATTCGAAAAATGCACTGTATATCACAAAAAAACTTCGAGAACTGGGTGTAACAGTTTCGTATCCGGGATTAGATAATCACCCACAACACGAACTGACAAAAGCTATAAAGAATGATGGCTTCGGATATTCGGGTATGTTTACAATTGATACAGGTTCTTTAGAAAAAGCAAACAATCTAATGGAAGCTATGCAAAGAGACAACATTGGACTTCTTGCTGTAAGTTTAGGTTTTTACAAAACACTATTTAGTGCTCCGGGAACCAGTACTTCTTCTGAAATATCAGATAAAGAACAAAGTGAAATTGGCATTGGCCAGGGTTTAATCCGTTTTTCCATTGGATTAGACCACGATATCGAAAGAACGTATCAGAAAATTAAATCCTGTATGATAGAAGTTGGAGTTTTAGAAACTCATACAACCTGACACAAAATAAACAATTAATATAAAACCGATTTAACAGAAAACATACTGTTTTAATCGGTTTTTTTATATTTTTAACAATTATCATATATTAAGAACCAATACCATACAATTTTTCACAACTTAATAGATCTGTATAGTTTTGCACCCTCAAACATCACTTATTCTATTCCATCAATAAATATAATATGCGTAAAAAAGATATTTCATTATTCCAGGCCTTAATTCCAATTATAGTTCTTATCCCACTATTAGCTTACAATGTGATGGTATTTGATGACACTCTAGGTGGAGCAAATCAAATGGCTTTATTGATGGCTGCATTAGTAGCAGGATTTATTGGATACTACCATGGCTATGATTATGAAAAGATGTTCGATGGAGTAGCCAAAAATTTAAAAGCGACCTCTTCAGCTATCGTCATCCTATTATTTATTGGTTCCCTTGCCGGCACTTGGTTACTTTCGGGTATCGTACCGGCAATGGTTTATTACGGTCTTCAGATATTAAATCCAACTATTTTCTTATTTGCAACAGCAGTCATCTCAGCACTTATATCTGTCGCTACCGGAAGCAGCTGGTCAACTATAGCAACTATAGGTATTGCCCTGTTAGGAATTGGAAAAGCACTAGGATTACCGGAAGAAGTAATCGGTGGGGCTATAATTTCCGGTGCATATTTTGGAGATAAAATGTCGCCAATGTCCGACACTACAAATCTTGCACCTGCAATGGCAGGAACAGACCTGTTTACTCACATAAGATATATGACATTAACAACCTTTCCCTCAATGGGGATAGCTTTACTCATATACTTAATAATGGGATTTTCGTATAACGATTCCACTTCATCAGTAGATACACATGCAATTATCGGCTCTTTAGATGAAACTTTCAACATTACCCCGTGGCTATTTATAGTACCGGTCTTAGTAATTTTTATGATTATAAAAAAAGTTCCTGCCCTACCTGCTCTATTTATAGGAACACTACTGGGAGGTTTATTTGCATATATTTTTCAACCCCATTTAATACTGGAAATATCAGGAAGCGACACACTTAATTTCCAGATTATGTACAAAACAATTGTACAGTCAATGATTGGAGATATCAGCCTGTCGACGAATAATGAAATATTAGACAGTTTACTTTCTACAAGTGGAATGGCAGGTATGTTAAATACTATTTGGTTAATTATAACCGCAATGGTATTTGGGGGAATAATGGAAGCTATAGGAGCCTTACATGCTATTTCAAATGCTTTATTAAAATTAGGAAAAGGAATTGCTTCATTAGTCATTGCAACTACAGGAACTTCTATATTCTTCAATTTAACTGCTTCCGATCAATATCTTGCAATTGTAGTACCAGGTAGAATGTATGCTGATGCATACAAAGAAAGAGGCTTAGCTCCGGAAAACCTTTCAAGAACATTAGAAGATTCAGGTACAGTAACATCAGTTTTAATTCCCTGGAATACTTGTGGTGCTACTCAGGCATCAGTGCTGGGGGTTTCTACTATAGCATATGCTCCTTATGCATTTTTTAATATTCTAAGTCCTTTTATGACGCTGATCTTTGCTATTTTCAAAATAAAAATCAGAATGTTAAAAGATAATTCTTCGCCTGAAGATGAAAAAAACTTAGAAACTGTTAAACTGAAATAATAATTTATTGCAGGTGTTTTTTGTTCTATCACTTTGACTTTTTCACAAGAAAGTCTTTGTATTCTTCCAAATCTACAAGCTGTTTAGCTGTAGGTTTGGGAACTTTTAACTTGAGCTTTCTAAGTTCGCTATAGAGCATTTTTGCTACTAAAAGCCGCGCATACCTCTTGTCGTCACCGGGAATAATATACCACGGCGCATATTTCTTTGATGTATTCTTAATTGCTTCGGAAAAAGCCATTTTATAATCATCCCAGTATTTTCTTTCTTCGAAATCGCCTTTCGAAAATTTCCAGTTTTTTTCCCTCTCATTTATTCTTGAAAGCAAACGAACAGACTGTTGCTCGTTTGAAATATTGAGAAATATCTTTATAATTTTAGTTCCGTTTTGATATAAGTACCTTTCAAAATTATTTATCTGCCTGTACCTTTGCTTCCAAAACTTATTGTCTATATCTGATACTTTATTAATGTTTGGTATGTTTTCATTCAAAATAATTTCAGGGTGAACCTTCGTCACCAGAACATTCTCATAGTAAGACCTGTTGAATATGCCTATTTTGCCTTTTGGGGGTAACTTTTTGAAATGACGCCATAAAAAATCGTGACTTAGCTCCAGTTCACTTGGAACCTTAAAACTATGAACTTCGGTTCCCTGGGTATTTAAGTTTGATAAAACATGCTTTATTATTCCATCTTTTCCCGATGCATCCATCCCCTGCAACACAACAAGAACAGCATACTTAGAACTGGCATAAAGTTTAAATTGTTCCTCTGAAAGCTGTTTTAAAAATTTCCGTTTCTCTCTCTTATATTCATCTTCGGTCAACCCAATATCCAATACTGAATCATAATTATCTAAATCAAAATCTTTTGATGACTTCACCCTGTAATCAGACACTTTCATATTGATAATGATTTAAAATTTACTCAATTTCATACATACAGAAGCTAGCTCCTGCACATATAAAGTTAAACAAATTTTACCACATCATCTTTTGTTATACTTTTCCCTCCAAGAATTATTAATCTCTCTACCACATTTCGGAGCTCTCTGACATTCCCGCTCCAATCTTTTTGTTTCAATAAATCCAGAGCTTCACTTTCGAACAACTTAGTAGATATCCCCTGTTCTCCACAAATATTTTTAGAAAAATAACTCACCAACTCAGGTATATCATCTTTTCTTTCGTTTAGCGAAGGCACATTAATTGGTATTACGGCTAACCTGTGAAACAGATCCTCCCTGAATTTTCCTTTTTTAATTTCTTCCTGAAGGTTTTTATTTGTGGCAGCCACAACTCTTACATCAACAGAAATACTCTTATCTCCTCCAACTCTCGATATTTTGTTTTCCTGAAGTGCTCTCAAAACTTTTGCCTGTGCTCCAAGGCTCATATCTCCAATTTCATCCAGAAAAAGAGTTCCGCCATTAGCTAATTCAAACTTACCTTTTCTCATCTTATTTGCCGATGTAAATGCCCCCTTTTCATGTCCAAATAACTCACTTTCGATAAGTTCGGACGGTATAGCGGCACAATTCACCTCCAACATTGGAAATTTTTCTCTCTTACTCTTCTGATGAATCCAATGCGCTACTATTTCTTTACCTACACCATTTGGCCCCATTATCAATACTCTGGCATCGGAAGGAGCAATCTTTTCTATCATCTCCTTTATTTCATTCAACTCCTTTGATGAACCTACCATCTGATACTTCTTAGACACCTTCTTCTTTAGCTGTTTATTTTCAACAACCAAAGACCCTTTATCTAAAGCATTTCTAACCGAATTCAACAACCTGTTTAAATCCGGTGGCTTAGAAATATAATCATAGGCTCCTTTTTTAATTGTTTCTACGGCTGTATCAATATCCCCATGTCCCGAAATCATTAATACGGGCACCTCCGGAGAAATTTTCATTATTTCTTCCAACACCTCAACACCATCCATTCCCGGCATCTTAATATCGCAGATAACCAGATCAAGTGAAGTATTCTTTACAATTTCAAGCCCCTTATAACCATCTTCTGCATCCAATACATCATAACTCTTATCTTCATCCGTCAGAATGTTTTTCAAGACATTCCTAATACTTCTTTCATCTTCTATTATTAGTATTTTTGGCATAATATCTATTCTTATTTATTTTTTATTACATGTATATCTCTCTGCGGAAATGGAATAGTCACATTATTCTCCCTAAATATTTCATCAATCGCAAACCTAAGGTCACTTTTTATTTTCTGAATTCTAAACACATCATCTAAATAAAATACAAGATCAAAATTAAGAGAACTTTCTCCAAAATCCTGAAAAAACACCTGAGGATTAGGATTTTCAAGAACTTTATCGTGTTTTTCCGCAACTTTGATCAATAATTCCTTTACAAGCAATGTATCCGTTCCATATGCTACCCCTACAGATAAATTAAACCTTGTATCGAGCTCTGTTTGAGTCCAGTTAACAAGCTTTTCGCTCATGAAATAATGATTGGGAATTATCATTGTTTTATCTTCTCTGGTTTTCACCGTTGTAGTTCGCATACCTACACGCTCAACCCTACCTATAACCCCATCTATTTCCAGAATATCATTTACTAATAAAGTTCTGTCGAAAAGAATTAATATTCCGGAAACAAAATCGTTAAAAAGATTCTGCATCCCCAAACCAACTCCAACCAATAAAGCAGTAGAACCGGCAAGAATAACAGTAATATCAGTACCAAAGTATTTTAACAATGAAGAAATTGTAAAAAAGTATACAAAATATTTTACTATCTGGTGGAGAGAATAAAATCTGTTTAACTCATTTTGAGTTTCCTTTCCCCATTTTCGTTTTATCGTTCTTTCAACTACAACTTTAAATAACATCAAAACAAACCACGCAGCAAAAAAATACAAAAATATCACCACAATATCGCCTATATTAATTTCCTTTTGTTTTGTTGATATTAATGTAAAATCTAATACTTTATAAAATGCCTCAACAATATTTTCTATGAATGTCTTATCCATTTCCATAGTTCTTTATATGTAGGTTTATTTCCATACATCAATATTCCCGTTTTATAAATCTTAGAAGCAAGAATAGTTATTAATACAAAACTCGCTACCAGAATAAGCATAGAAGTAATAAGCTCCCAGGCAGGAACATCAAAAGGTATTCGTGCCATCATCACCACAGGCGAGGTAAATGGAATCATCGACAACCAAAAAGCAACAGGACCGTTTGGATTCTCCAAAACCATTAATCCGGAATAAAGTGCAATAATCAAGGGCAGAGTTACCGGCAACATAAATTGCTGTGTATCGGTTTCAGAATCAACAGCAGCCCCTACCGATGCAAACATTGCACTATACAAGAGGTAACCACTTGTAAAGAAAAAAGCAAATGCACCTACTATTAACACATAATTTAAATCGAAAAGCGATATTATTACTTCATGAATTTCATTCTCAAACTCAGGATTAATCGTACTATCAATTATCTCTTTATTGGGTGCATCTATTCCGAAAGCACTTTTAACTATAGATAACAGTACTCCCGACAATATGGTCCAGGTAGCAAAACGAGTTAAACCAACCAATGCCGAACCTAAAATTTTCCCCATCATAAGCTCAAAAGGCTTTACCGATGAAATAATCACCTCTACAATTCTGTTTGTCTTCTCTTCTATTACAGAACGCATCACCTGAACACCATAAACAAAAATAAACATATAGATCATTATTCCGGCCATTGCTCCGGTAGCCATTTGCATCAATCCGATCTTTGAATTTTTCAATTCGCCATGATAACTGACATATCGCATAGATACATCAACATCAGCATCTTCCACTATCTTTACACTTGTCCCTAACTTATTTAATTTTAATGACCATATTTTATCTCCAATATTATCTTTCAATTTGGCTATAACTGAATTAAGAGGGGTTTTATTTGAGAAATACTCTATAGAAGATGAAATTTCATCTAAATTATTATCAGCATTAAAAGGTATATGGATAAGTCCATAATATCCTCGTGCCTCAGCAGTATCGATCACCTCCCTTAAACCCGTTGTAGGGAAATATACATATTTAATACCCGGATCACTCTTAAAAGCATCTACAAAAAAAGAAGTTTCGTCGTATACACCGATTACTTTGTTATCAGTATTTATACTTGCCAAGAAAGCAATAATTGCAAAAACCAAAACCAGAAATAACGGACCTAATAACGACATAACAATGAATGACCTCCTTCTGACTTTTGTAATATACTCTCTTTTTATTATTAGTTTAATTTTATTCATAATTACAAAGGCTTAAAGCTTACTCAACATGTTGAATAAATATTTCATTAATACTCGGTATATTTTCTGCAAAACGGTGAAGTTCACCAAGTGTCATCAACTTCTTTAGCAACTCCTGAGAACTGGTTCCATTTATCATTTTTAAAGTAATATCTACCTGATCGTGGAAATTCTGATTTAATCTCGAACTTTCCACTCTAACAATATTATTTAGTTTTTCAAGATTGGGGACATCATAATCATTTATAGTAATATCGTACTTGTTATTTCTGTGATTTCTTTTTACTTCTCCTATTTCTCCATCAAGTACTTTATGCGAATTATCTATCAGAGCTATGTGGTCGCACATCTCCTCTACTGATTCCATTCTATGTGTAGAAAATAAAACTGTTGCTCCTTTATCTTTAAGCTCCAGGATCTCATCTTTAATTACCTGAGCATTTAAAGGATCGAAACCACTAAATGGTTCATCAAAAATTAACAGTTTTGGATCGTGAAGAACAGTAACAATAAATTGAACTTTCTGTGCCATACCTTTCGACAGTTGTCCGATTTTTTTATTCCACCACGAGGATATTTCAAACTTGTCGAACCAATACTTCAGTTTAATTTTTGCATCGTGATAACTCAGTCCTTTTAATTGCGCTAAATACAATGCCTGCTCCCCAACTTTCATATTTCTATAAAGCCCTCTTTCTTCCGGCATATAGCCTATTTGAGAAATATGTTTAGGCTGTAATACTTCATCATCAAACATTATAGTTCCCGAATCGGGGATTACAATCTGATTAATTATTCTGATGAATGTAGTTTTTCCTGCGCCATTAGGCCCTAACAAACCATATACACTCCCCTTTTTAACATCAATACTTAAATTATCTAGTGCAGTGTGTTCATGGTAGCTTTTTGTAACATTTTCTGCTCGGATCAAGCTCATGTAAATTATTATTTTGGGTTAAATCAAAAACTTTAATAATCCCTTACAAGTAAGTAAAAAAAAAGACGAATTCAAAAATTGAATCCGTCTTTAATTTATTTTTATAAAAAAATTATCAACCTAATTAAACATATCTTTTACTCTGTCGAAAAATGACTTATGAGACCTGCCAGGTTTTGGGGTTAACTCCTCGGAATCAAGCATTTCTTCAAACATCTTCGTCTGTTCATCAGACAGCCTTTGCGGAGTCCAAACATTTACATGAATCAAAATATCACCGGTTCCGTAACCTTCTAAACTCGGTAAGCCTTTACCTCTTAATCGCAGAATCTTCCCAGACTGCACACCGGCCTCCAAATTAATTCGAACTTTACCTCCAACAGTTGGCACATCTTTAGCACAACCTAAAGCTGCCTCTGCAAAACTAATATACAGATCATGGTGAAGATTATTTCCATCACGTTTTAATGATTCGTGCTCTATTTCTTCGATTATAACCAATAAATCACCGGGTACACCGTCTCCGGGAGCATCATTCCCTTTTCCTGACACCTTCAACTGTACTCCGTCCATTACTCCGGCAGGAATATTAATTGAAACTGTATCTTCCTGACGCTCCATTCCGTTTGCATCAGTTCCAGAAGGTCTTTTATCAACCATCTGACCGGCACCGTGACATGTAGGACATGTTGACGCAGTTTGCATCTGCCCCAG from Bacteroidota bacterium harbors:
- a CDS encoding aminotransferase class I/II-fold pyridoxal phosphate-dependent enzyme: MTFNPANNLQDLNYSDDHKGVNPAITDSSTFTFDKAQDMLDTFEGKSDGLYLYSRHTSPSGQFLADALASMEGSEAAHVAGSGMGAITPVLLQLCNSGDEIIASRTIYGGTHAFLQNFLPKFNIKTTFVSPTDLSEIENSINENTKVIYMETLSNPLLEVANIPEISKIAKKYNIKLVVDNTFTPMVFSPIRLGADVVVYSLTKYINGASDAVGGAVCASAEFINSLKDVNDGASMLLGPVLDPIRASGITKNLRTLHIRMRQHSKNALYITKKLRELGVTVSYPGLDNHPQHELTKAIKNDGFGYSGMFTIDTGSLEKANNLMEAMQRDNIGLLAVSLGFYKTLFSAPGTSTSSEISDKEQSEIGIGQGLIRFSIGLDHDIERTYQKIKSCMIEVGVLETHTT
- the nhaC gene encoding Na+/H+ antiporter NhaC translates to MRKKDISLFQALIPIIVLIPLLAYNVMVFDDTLGGANQMALLMAALVAGFIGYYHGYDYEKMFDGVAKNLKATSSAIVILLFIGSLAGTWLLSGIVPAMVYYGLQILNPTIFLFATAVISALISVATGSSWSTIATIGIALLGIGKALGLPEEVIGGAIISGAYFGDKMSPMSDTTNLAPAMAGTDLFTHIRYMTLTTFPSMGIALLIYLIMGFSYNDSTSSVDTHAIIGSLDETFNITPWLFIVPVLVIFMIIKKVPALPALFIGTLLGGLFAYIFQPHLILEISGSDTLNFQIMYKTIVQSMIGDISLSTNNEILDSLLSTSGMAGMLNTIWLIITAMVFGGIMEAIGALHAISNALLKLGKGIASLVIATTGTSIFFNLTASDQYLAIVVPGRMYADAYKERGLAPENLSRTLEDSGTVTSVLIPWNTCGATQASVLGVSTIAYAPYAFFNILSPFMTLIFAIFKIKIRMLKDNSSPEDEKNLETVKLK
- a CDS encoding PPK2 family polyphosphate kinase, whose amino-acid sequence is MKVSDYRVKSSKDFDLDNYDSVLDIGLTEDEYKREKRKFLKQLSEEQFKLYASSKYAVLVVLQGMDASGKDGIIKHVLSNLNTQGTEVHSFKVPSELELSHDFLWRHFKKLPPKGKIGIFNRSYYENVLVTKVHPEIILNENIPNINKVSDIDNKFWKQRYRQINNFERYLYQNGTKIIKIFLNISNEQQSVRLLSRINEREKNWKFSKGDFEERKYWDDYKMAFSEAIKNTSKKYAPWYIIPGDDKRYARLLVAKMLYSELRKLKLKVPKPTAKQLVDLEEYKDFLVKKSK
- a CDS encoding sigma-54 dependent transcriptional regulator — translated: MPKILIIEDERSIRNVLKNILTDEDKSYDVLDAEDGYKGLEIVKNTSLDLVICDIKMPGMDGVEVLEEIMKISPEVPVLMISGHGDIDTAVETIKKGAYDYISKPPDLNRLLNSVRNALDKGSLVVENKQLKKKVSKKYQMVGSSKELNEIKEMIEKIAPSDARVLIMGPNGVGKEIVAHWIHQKSKREKFPMLEVNCAAIPSELIESELFGHEKGAFTSANKMRKGKFELANGGTLFLDEIGDMSLGAQAKVLRALQENKISRVGGDKSISVDVRVVAATNKNLQEEIKKGKFREDLFHRLAVIPINVPSLNERKDDIPELVSYFSKNICGEQGISTKLFESEALDLLKQKDWSGNVRELRNVVERLIILGGKSITKDDVVKFV
- a CDS encoding mechanosensitive ion channel domain-containing protein, whose translation is MDKTFIENIVEAFYKVLDFTLISTKQKEINIGDIVVIFLYFFAAWFVLMLFKVVVERTIKRKWGKETQNELNRFYSLHQIVKYFVYFFTISSLLKYFGTDITVILAGSTALLVGVGLGMQNLFNDFVSGILILFDRTLLVNDILEIDGVIGRVERVGMRTTTVKTREDKTMIIPNHYFMSEKLVNWTQTELDTRFNLSVGVAYGTDTLLVKELLIKVAEKHDKVLENPNPQVFFQDFGESSLNFDLVFYLDDVFRIQKIKSDLRFAIDEIFRENNVTIPFPQRDIHVIKNK
- a CDS encoding ABC transporter permease, encoding MNKIKLIIKREYITKVRRRSFIVMSLLGPLFLVLVFAIIAFLASINTDNKVIGVYDETSFFVDAFKSDPGIKYVYFPTTGLREVIDTAEARGYYGLIHIPFNADNNLDEISSSIEYFSNKTPLNSVIAKLKDNIGDKIWSLKLNKLGTSVKIVEDADVDVSMRYVSYHGELKNSKIGLMQMATGAMAGIMIYMFIFVYGVQVMRSVIEEKTNRIVEVIISSVKPFELMMGKILGSALVGLTRFATWTILSGVLLSIVKSAFGIDAPNKEIIDSTINPEFENEIHEVIISLFDLNYVLIVGAFAFFFTSGYLLYSAMFASVGAAVDSETDTQQFMLPVTLPLIIALYSGLMVLENPNGPVAFWLSMIPFTSPVVMMARIPFDVPAWELITSMLILVASFVLITILASKIYKTGILMYGNKPTYKELWKWIRHS
- a CDS encoding ATP-binding cassette domain-containing protein produces the protein MIRAENVTKSYHEHTALDNLSIDVKKGSVYGLLGPNGAGKTTFIRIINQIVIPDSGTIMFDDEVLQPKHISQIGYMPEERGLYRNMKVGEQALYLAQLKGLSYHDAKIKLKYWFDKFEISSWWNKKIGQLSKGMAQKVQFIVTVLHDPKLLIFDEPFSGFDPLNAQVIKDEILELKDKGATVLFSTHRMESVEEMCDHIALIDNSHKVLDGEIGEVKRNHRNNKYDITINDYDVPNLEKLNNIVRVESSRLNQNFHDQVDITLKMINGTSSQELLKKLMTLGELHRFAENIPSINEIFIQHVE
- the dnaJ gene encoding molecular chaperone DnaJ, coding for MKQDYYEVLGVSKGASDSEIKKAYRKMAIKYHPDKNPDDHTAEEKFKAAAEAYEVLSDGNKRARYDQYGHAGMGGAAGGGFGGGFGGGMNMEDIFSQFGDIFGGHFGGGGFGGGGRGRRVVRGSNLRIRVKLTLEEMANGVEKKIKVNRLKQAAGVTYKTCTTCNGSGQVTRIQNTILGQMQTASTCPTCHGAGQMVDKRPSGTDANGMERQEDTVSINIPAGVMDGVQLKVSGKGNDAPGDGVPGDLLVIIEEIEHESLKRDGNNLHHDLYISFAEAALGCAKDVPTVGGKVRINLEAGVQSGKILRLRGKGLPSLEGYGTGDILIHVNVWTPQRLSDEQTKMFEEMLDSEELTPKPGRSHKSFFDRVKDMFN